A window of the Pseudomonas gozinkensis genome harbors these coding sequences:
- a CDS encoding DUF4174 domain-containing protein → MLIRSLTLTLLLAIAGPLFAADGDSPLDVDKGINRPVIVIASSTVDSYWVSLKKALDDPANKQGIADRKIKVYTILSMSGQVDGKSLEQQQTMALLRSLKLGAGAYPKVFLVGKDGETKLTASGDEAAAVDLKKIFDTIDALPAAEKETTSTVVTAPAAAEPAPAKGAKGTKPVKPAKPAKPPEMPDD, encoded by the coding sequence ATGCTCATCAGGTCACTGACCCTGACACTCTTGCTGGCGATTGCCGGCCCCCTGTTCGCCGCCGACGGCGATTCCCCTCTGGACGTCGACAAGGGCATCAACCGCCCGGTGATCGTGATCGCTTCCAGTACGGTCGATTCATATTGGGTCAGCCTGAAAAAAGCGCTGGACGATCCGGCCAACAAACAAGGCATCGCCGACCGCAAGATCAAGGTTTACACCATCCTGAGCATGAGCGGTCAGGTCGATGGCAAAAGCCTCGAGCAGCAGCAAACCATGGCGCTGCTGCGCTCGCTGAAGCTGGGCGCCGGGGCGTATCCGAAGGTTTTCCTGGTGGGCAAGGATGGAGAGACCAAGCTGACGGCTTCGGGGGATGAAGCGGCGGCGGTCGATTTGAAGAAGATCTTCGACACCATTGATGCGCTGCCTGCCGCCGAGAAAGAAACCACCTCCACCGTGGTCACTGCCCCGGCCGCTGCAGAACCGGCGCCGGCCAAGGGTGCGAAAGGGACAAAACCGGTGAAGCCAGCCAAACCGGCCAAGCCGCCGGAAATGCCGGATGATTGA